One segment of Mobula birostris isolate sMobBir1 chromosome 29, sMobBir1.hap1, whole genome shotgun sequence DNA contains the following:
- the LOC140190166 gene encoding N-formyl peptide receptor 3-like, with the protein MSFSEGVSSSTLAGNLSSHNSTADGNRMEWGALSLISMGIFALTFLLGVLGNSAVIWVTGFKMKSKIHTVCFLNLALADLIYCLSLPFRMTNIILSYSGHNVHFSRKFSGTLMFLNAAASIYLLCLISICRCLAITRSTWLQQHPSLTWVRAACFGLWILAFVMCLPVLLLQDLEKELAVLEPFWFVCIFCLPMVIMITCYSLVGWRLQGNRFVKAKKPVHLIITVVVTFMICWIPNAVCDLVSTFSTPIPGDWWLFTVALASFNSALNPLLYVFAGREFNLAFRRSFVTSLRLTFAEQRLELQTQAQTSNLTSNRNF; encoded by the coding sequence ATGTCGTTCTCGGAAGGAGTGTCCAGTTCGACGCTCGCTGGGAATCTCTCCTCCCACAATTCCACGGCCGATGGAAACAGAATGGAGTGGGGAGCACTTTCCCTCATATCAATGGGCATCTTCGCCCTCACCTTCCTACTGGGCGTTCTGGGCAACAGCGCAGTCATCTGGGTGACCGGCTTCAAGATGAAGAGTAAGATCCACACGGTGTGTTTCCTGAACCTGGCTCTCGCTGACCTAATCTATTGCCTGAGCCTTCCCTTCCGCATGACCAACATCATCCTGAGCTACTCTGGGCACAACGTCCACTTTTCCCGAAAGTTTTCTGGAACCTTGATGTTCCTCAACGCCGCCGCCAGCATATATCTGTTATGTCTGATCAGCATCTGCCGCTGCCTGGCTATTACTCGGTCCACTTGGTTGCAGCAGCATCCGAGCCTCACATGGGTTCGTGCGGCCTGCTTCGGACTCTGGATCCTAGCCTTCGTCATGTGCCTGCCCGTCCTCCTGCTTCAGGATTTGGAGAAGGAATTGGCAGTGTTGGAGCCATTTTGGtttgtttgcatcttctgccTCCCTATGGTTATTATGATCACCTGCTACTCCCTGGTTGGCTGGAGGCTGCAAGGGAACAGGTTCGTCAAAGCTAAGaaacctgtacacctcatcatcaccgtTGTCGTCACCTTTATGATCTGTTGGATCCCCAACGCTGTCTGCGACCTCGTTTCAACCTTCTCCACACCGATTCCCGGAGACTGGTGGTTATTCACTGTCGCCCTGGCCTCCTTCAACAGCGCCCTCAACCCCCTTCTCTATGTCTTCGCTGGCCGCGAATTCAACCtggccttcaggcgctcttttgtCACGTCGCTCCGTCTGACCTTCGCCGAGCAGAGGCTAGAATTGCAGACCCAGGCCCAGACCAGCAACCTCACCTCAAATAGAAATTTCTGA
- the LOC140190164 gene encoding C3a anaphylatoxin chemotactic receptor-like, with amino-acid sequence MSFYEGMSNSTLAGNLSSHNSTADENIMEWGAVSVISMVIFALIILLGVPGNGAVIWVTGFVMKSEVHTVCFLNLALADLIYCMSIPFRMANIFLSYSGLEDYFHKKFFGTLMFLNASAGIYLLCLISIYRSLGIIRPIWFQQHLSLTWVRAACVGVWILTFVMCLPVLLFRDLKKELAVLEPLWFVCIFGLPSVIMIICYSLVVRRLQGNKFVKSKKPVHLIITVVVTFMICWIPNAACDLVSTFSTPIPRDWWLFTVALASFNSALNPLLYVFSGREFRQVLRSSLLASLRLTFAEQRLELKTQTQTRNHISNMST; translated from the coding sequence ATGTCGTTCTATGAAGGAATGTCCAATTCGACCCTAGCTGGGAATCTCTCCTCCCACAATTCCACGGCCGATGAAAACATAATGGAGTGGGGAGCAGTTTCCGTCATATCAATGGTCATCTTCGCCCTCATTATCCTACTGGGCGTCCCGGGCAACGGCGCAGTCATCTGGGTGACGGGCTTCGTGATGAAGAGTGAGGTCCACACGGTGTGTTTCCTGAACCTGGCTCTGGCTGACCTCATCTATTGCATGTCTATCCCCTTCCGCATGGCCAACATTTTCCTGAGTTACTCTGGGCTCGAGGACTACTTTCACAAGAAGTTTTTTGGAACCTTGATGTTCCTCAACGCATCCGCCGGCATATATCTGTTATGTCTGATCAGCATCTATCGCTCCCTAGGTATTATTCGGCCAATTTGGTTCCAGCAACATCTGAGCCTCACATGGGTTCGTGCGGCCTGCGTTGGAGTCTGGATCCTAACCTTCGTCATGTGCCTGCCCGTCCTCCTGTTTCGGGATTTGAAGAAGGAATTGGCAGTGTTGGAGCCACTTTggtttgtttgcatcttcggccTGCCCTCTGTAATTATGATCATCTGCTACTCCCTGGTTGTCCGGAGGCTGCAAGGGAACAAGTTCGTCAAATCTAAGaaacctgtacacctcatcatcaccgtTGTCGTCACCTTTATGATCTGTTGGATCCCCAACGCTGCCTGCGACCTCGTATCAACCTTCTCCACACCGATTCCCCGGGACTGGTGGTTATTCACTGTCGCCCTGGCCTCCTTCAACAGCGCCCTCAACCCCCTTCTCTATGTCTTCTCTGGTCGCGAATTCCGGCAGGTCCTCAGGAGCTCCCTTCTCGCCTCGCTCCGTCTGACCTTCGCCGAGCAGAGGTTAGAATTGAAGACCCAGACCCAGACTCGCAACCACATCTCTAATATGAGTACCTGA